From the genome of Halomonas sp. I5-271120, one region includes:
- a CDS encoding SDR family oxidoreductase — MQGIQDKVVVITGASSGLGEATARRLAQGGAKLVLGARRMERLQAIADELSLGDDAIVRTDVTDREQVEALVNRAIELHGRVDVMLNNAGVMPHSPLDRLKVDEWERMIDVNMKGVLYGVAAVLPHMQTQKSGQIINVSSVAGHKVRPGSTVYSATKHAVRIISEGLRQEVKPYNIRSTILSPGAVATELPDSISEQDVSDTVHDFYKQHAIPADSFARAVEFAMSQPEDVDINEILFRPTSQDL, encoded by the coding sequence ATGCAAGGTATTCAGGATAAGGTCGTCGTCATCACTGGCGCGAGCAGCGGTCTGGGAGAGGCCACGGCACGCCGGTTGGCTCAGGGAGGCGCCAAGCTGGTGCTGGGTGCGCGCCGCATGGAGCGGCTGCAGGCCATCGCCGACGAGCTCTCGCTGGGCGATGACGCTATCGTGCGCACCGACGTAACCGACCGCGAGCAGGTAGAGGCGCTGGTCAACCGTGCCATCGAGCTGCACGGCCGAGTCGACGTCATGCTCAATAACGCCGGCGTGATGCCCCACTCGCCCCTTGATCGCCTCAAGGTAGATGAGTGGGAACGGATGATCGACGTAAACATGAAAGGCGTACTCTACGGCGTCGCCGCAGTGCTACCGCATATGCAGACTCAGAAGAGCGGGCAGATCATCAACGTCTCCTCGGTAGCCGGGCATAAGGTAAGACCGGGCAGCACTGTGTACTCAGCGACCAAGCATGCCGTTCGCATCATCTCGGAGGGGCTTCGCCAGGAGGTCAAGCCTTACAACATCCGCTCGACCATTCTCTCCCCCGGCGCCGTCGCGACCGAGCTTCCCGACAGCATCTCGGAGCAGGATGTGTCCGATACGGTCCACGACTTCTACAAGCAGCACGCAATTCCTGCCGACTCCTTCGCACGCGCGGTAGAGTTCGCCATGAGCCAGCCTGAAGACGTGGACATCAACGAGATTCTCTTCCGGCCTACCAGCCAGGATCTTTAA
- a CDS encoding PepSY domain-containing protein — MLRQLHSLPGLIAALFVIVLSITGAILSLNPVLDRVGAVVPAAGQMSVAELAGKVATHYPGAEQLERTPSGTLIVYYSRDGQMGADRVDPRTGEAIAAYEPSSFTRWVKNLHRSLLLDTPGRAVAGITALAMVVLAISGAMLLATRLGGWRQLLRPVRGTLSQRLHIELGRAAVIGLFLSGLTGSYLSATTFSLAPAGTAAEPDIPMEVNGGPPAPIDTLAALKATDLSDLRELVYPYRDDPTGMYSLGTRQGAGYIDQASGEWLSYQAHDSTHKLYEFIYMLHTGEGLWWLGMLLGLAALTVPVMAITGPFIWWKRQQSKPKLVANSGPNAADSVILVGSEGNTTWGFARNLHDNLVQAGHRVHTAPMNQMASHYRDAKQLFILTATYGDGDAPASATRFLAKLQKMSNTPELPVAVLGFGDRQFPHFCGFAKEVDATFAAKGWPLLLPFDTINRQSPQAFTRWGHAVGKAINTELTLAHTPKHPRATILELAERADYGAEVQARTAVLRFRAPESSNQEGLLKGLFGRNGLPSFEAGDLVGILPPDSHVPRFYSLASTSKDSSLEICVRQHPGGICSNFLLALPVGGSINAFIHPNPNFRPAAGKAPIVLIGAGTGIGPLVGFIRHNRAHHPMHLYWGGRCPTSDFLYESELKVFLKDKRLTELNAVFSRVSDGSYVQDKISVDGAELRKLIQRGAQFLVCGGREMAASVMAALNEVIAPLGMDVATLKAQGRYREDVY; from the coding sequence ATGTTACGCCAGCTTCATTCGTTACCGGGCCTGATCGCCGCCCTGTTCGTGATCGTTCTTTCGATAACCGGGGCGATTCTGTCGCTCAACCCGGTCCTCGATCGGGTGGGCGCCGTGGTGCCCGCCGCGGGGCAGATGAGCGTCGCCGAGCTGGCAGGCAAGGTTGCAACGCATTACCCCGGCGCCGAACAGCTCGAGCGCACGCCCTCGGGCACCCTCATCGTTTATTACAGCCGAGATGGCCAGATGGGGGCCGATCGTGTGGACCCACGCACAGGAGAGGCCATTGCGGCCTATGAGCCATCGTCTTTCACACGCTGGGTCAAGAACCTGCATCGCTCCCTGTTGCTCGACACGCCCGGTCGCGCAGTGGCGGGCATCACCGCGCTGGCGATGGTCGTGCTAGCGATCTCCGGCGCCATGCTATTGGCCACTCGTCTGGGCGGATGGCGCCAATTGCTTCGCCCGGTGCGCGGCACCCTGAGCCAGCGACTGCATATAGAACTCGGCCGGGCGGCGGTTATCGGCCTGTTTCTGTCGGGCCTGACCGGGTCCTACCTGTCTGCAACCACCTTTAGCCTGGCCCCCGCGGGCACGGCGGCCGAGCCCGACATACCGATGGAGGTCAACGGCGGTCCCCCTGCGCCTATCGATACCTTAGCGGCCCTGAAGGCCACGGACCTCAGCGACCTGCGAGAGCTTGTCTACCCATACCGAGACGATCCGACAGGCATGTACTCCCTGGGAACCCGACAAGGCGCCGGCTATATCGACCAGGCAAGCGGTGAGTGGCTCTCTTACCAGGCCCATGACTCGACTCACAAACTCTATGAATTCATCTATATGCTTCACACCGGTGAAGGGCTTTGGTGGCTGGGCATGCTCCTCGGCCTTGCCGCCCTGACGGTCCCGGTGATGGCCATTACGGGACCGTTCATCTGGTGGAAGCGCCAGCAGTCAAAACCCAAACTCGTCGCCAACAGCGGACCAAACGCCGCGGATAGCGTGATTCTTGTCGGTAGCGAAGGCAACACGACCTGGGGATTCGCCAGGAACCTGCACGACAACCTAGTGCAAGCCGGCCACCGCGTGCATACCGCTCCCATGAACCAAATGGCCAGCCACTATCGCGACGCGAAACAGCTGTTCATTCTCACCGCGACCTACGGAGATGGCGATGCGCCGGCATCCGCCACCCGGTTCCTGGCAAAGCTTCAGAAGATGTCCAATACGCCCGAACTACCGGTGGCCGTACTGGGCTTCGGTGATAGGCAGTTCCCTCACTTCTGCGGGTTCGCCAAAGAGGTCGACGCGACGTTCGCCGCCAAGGGCTGGCCACTGCTGCTGCCGTTCGACACCATCAACCGGCAGTCGCCCCAGGCGTTCACCCGCTGGGGCCATGCAGTAGGCAAGGCGATCAACACCGAGCTGACGTTGGCCCACACCCCCAAACATCCCCGCGCCACCATACTGGAGCTCGCCGAACGGGCGGATTATGGCGCCGAAGTCCAGGCTCGGACCGCCGTGCTGCGCTTCAGGGCGCCCGAAAGTAGCAACCAGGAAGGCCTACTGAAGGGCTTATTCGGTCGAAACGGCCTGCCTTCTTTCGAGGCCGGCGACCTGGTCGGCATCCTGCCCCCGGACAGTCACGTGCCGCGCTTCTATTCACTGGCCTCCACCTCGAAAGACAGCTCGCTTGAGATCTGCGTGCGTCAACATCCCGGAGGCATATGTTCGAACTTCCTCCTGGCGCTGCCGGTAGGGGGCAGCATCAACGCCTTTATCCACCCCAATCCGAATTTCCGCCCCGCCGCCGGCAAAGCGCCTATCGTGCTGATCGGTGCGGGGACCGGCATCGGACCACTGGTCGGTTTCATTCGCCACAACAGGGCGCACCACCCCATGCACCTGTATTGGGGTGGACGTTGCCCAACGTCCGACTTCCTCTATGAATCGGAATTAAAAGTCTTCCTGAAGGACAAGCGCCTGACAGAGTTGAACGCCGTCTTCTCCCGCGTCAGCGATGGCTCCTATGTGCAGGACAAGATCTCAGTTGATGGTGCAGAACTGCGCAAATTGATCCAGAGGGGCGCACAGTTTCTGGTCTGCGGCGGCCGGGAGATGGCGGCCAGCGTAATGGCGGCGCTGAACGAGGTCATCGCACCGCTGGGAATGGATGTCGCAACGCTCAAGGCCCAGGGACGCTACCGTGAGGACGTCTACTGA
- a CDS encoding DUF2271 domain-containing protein, producing MKTLTLALALTAITLPALAQAREVTFTAELKSYRGDGAYAAFYLTDAKGQYQETLWVAGQKSRYYKHLRDWARGSGMSSSEYDGLTGASISSGHTLQFTADIADELIDAGYEVRVDTAVEDMRENRADVVMPLTTEGAGKPVAGRGYVQSLGYTF from the coding sequence ATGAAAACGCTCACCCTTGCTCTTGCCCTCACCGCCATCACGCTGCCTGCCCTCGCCCAGGCCCGCGAAGTCACCTTCACCGCTGAACTGAAAAGCTACCGCGGAGATGGCGCCTATGCGGCCTTCTACCTCACCGATGCCAAGGGCCAGTACCAGGAGACCCTCTGGGTTGCCGGTCAAAAATCGAGATATTACAAACATCTGCGTGACTGGGCTCGAGGCAGCGGCATGAGCAGCAGTGAATACGACGGCCTGACCGGGGCCAGCATCAGTAGCGGACACACCTTGCAATTCACGGCCGACATCGCCGATGAGCTGATCGACGCGGGGTATGAGGTACGGGTAGATACCGCCGTCGAGGACATGCGCGAGAATCGCGCCGACGTTGTCATGCCGCTGACCACCGAGGGCGCAGGCAAACCGGTGGCTGGCCGCGGTTACGTGCAGTCGTTGGGCTACACCTTCTGA
- a CDS encoding PepSY domain-containing protein, protein MNMLLRVTTTLAAAFTASLAAGTSFADDDCRDPIAEWQPRDVLRQALKAEGWKVRRIRIDDGCYEVRGFDQHGNRVEAKYSPASLRLRELEIEYDDDNDEDDDEHHEHADDNDHDRKDRRLRTHARTAPNSGIVSGSPSPRNE, encoded by the coding sequence ATGAACATGCTACTGCGGGTTACCACGACCCTAGCCGCGGCGTTTACCGCCAGCCTCGCGGCCGGAACGAGCTTCGCCGACGACGACTGTCGTGATCCGATCGCCGAGTGGCAGCCCCGGGATGTGCTTCGACAGGCCCTCAAGGCGGAAGGCTGGAAGGTACGCCGCATCAGGATCGATGACGGCTGCTACGAGGTCAGAGGCTTCGATCAACATGGCAACAGGGTCGAGGCGAAGTATTCCCCAGCATCCCTACGGCTGCGCGAGTTGGAAATCGAATACGACGACGATAACGATGAAGATGACGACGAGCATCACGAGCACGCCGACGACAATGATCACGACAGAAAAGACAGGCGTCTGCGCACTCATGCCCGCACCGCTCCCAACAGCGGCATCGTCAGCGGCTCCCCATCCCCTCGCAACGAGTGA
- a CDS encoding zinc-dependent alcohol dehydrogenase family protein, which produces MKALVFHGPGKRRWEDKPRPAINKPTDAVVRITHTTICGTDLHILKGDVPAVTDGRILGHEGVGVVEEVGEGVSNIQVGDEVLISCITSCGRCDYCKRGVYSHCRDGGWILGHLIDGTQAEYVRIPHADNSLYPLPKEMDRAAAVMLSDILPTGHEIGALNGEVTLGDTVAIVGAGPIGLAALMTSQFYSPARIIMIDPDENRLAMAKQLGATDTIAHDPIEAIEKLTGGEGVDVAMEAVGIPETFDICQRIVRAGGHIANIGVHGKSVDLRLQDLWIKNITLRTGLVNTDTIPVLMRVVESGGVEPAGLVTHRFKLDEIEKAYDIFGEAAKEQAIKMLLTVE; this is translated from the coding sequence ATGAAGGCATTGGTATTCCATGGTCCCGGCAAACGCCGCTGGGAAGACAAGCCGCGCCCGGCGATCAACAAGCCTACGGACGCTGTGGTGCGCATCACCCATACCACCATCTGCGGCACCGACCTGCATATCCTGAAGGGCGATGTCCCTGCGGTGACGGACGGGCGCATCCTGGGTCACGAAGGCGTGGGGGTGGTCGAAGAAGTCGGTGAAGGCGTGAGCAATATCCAGGTTGGCGACGAGGTGCTGATCTCCTGCATCACCTCCTGCGGGCGCTGCGACTATTGCAAGCGCGGCGTCTACTCCCACTGCCGCGACGGCGGCTGGATCCTCGGACACTTGATCGATGGCACCCAGGCTGAGTACGTGCGTATCCCGCACGCGGATAACAGCCTCTATCCGCTACCCAAGGAGATGGATCGCGCGGCGGCGGTGATGCTCAGCGACATCCTGCCCACCGGGCACGAGATTGGCGCGCTGAACGGCGAGGTCACGCTCGGCGATACCGTCGCCATCGTCGGCGCTGGCCCTATTGGCCTGGCAGCGCTGATGACCTCGCAATTCTACTCTCCAGCGCGAATCATCATGATCGACCCCGATGAGAATCGCCTGGCCATGGCGAAGCAGCTCGGCGCCACCGACACCATTGCCCATGACCCGATCGAGGCCATTGAAAAGCTTACCGGCGGCGAAGGCGTGGACGTGGCCATGGAAGCGGTGGGCATCCCCGAGACGTTTGATATCTGCCAGCGCATCGTTCGTGCAGGCGGCCATATCGCCAATATCGGCGTGCATGGCAAGAGCGTCGACCTCCGGCTGCAGGACCTGTGGATCAAGAACATCACCCTGCGCACGGGCCTGGTCAACACCGACACCATTCCGGTGCTAATGCGGGTCGTCGAGAGCGGCGGCGTCGAGCCCGCAGGGCTGGTGACCCATCGCTTCAAGCTCGACGAGATCGAGAAGGCCTACGATATCTTTGGCGAAGCGGCAAAGGAACAGGCCATCAAGATGCTGCTGACCGTCGAGTGA
- a CDS encoding efflux RND transporter periplasmic adaptor subunit, translating to MPVELASHRPVVPLYGSVVAPDLITVTAPLAARVAMRPVHDGQRVAEGELLVALDEADVQPPLTQARAEVADLDAQIESEQIGYANDQQALRREQAILDNALRRLERAQSLASRNLLSQSELDDARDGEDQAKLTVANRQRLLDEHPTRLRRLQAQLERARAGLEIAERDAARSHVMAPFDGVVTRIEAAPGDRVASGAALLSIYPVTGLELRARVPNRYQDDILTALREGLPLRARVSERDIELRLERLAGEGDPAGTEAILSVATSLKNPLTTSLATTVERGLLRPGSMLSVLLELPPVANTLAVPYSTLYGNDTLYLVNDDDRLERLSVTVLGETVPGAAEQDDAEKDETVTDDTTMSSGERWLLVASGALASGQRVVTTHLPNAVDGLLVDDGNSTAASSGEESTP from the coding sequence ATGCCTGTCGAATTGGCGTCGCATCGGCCGGTGGTGCCGCTGTATGGCAGCGTGGTGGCGCCGGACCTGATCACCGTGACCGCGCCTCTGGCGGCGCGAGTGGCGATGCGGCCGGTACATGATGGCCAGCGTGTGGCCGAGGGCGAGCTGTTGGTGGCGCTTGACGAAGCCGATGTACAGCCGCCGCTGACCCAGGCGCGTGCTGAGGTCGCTGATCTCGACGCGCAGATAGAGAGCGAACAGATCGGCTATGCCAATGATCAGCAGGCACTGCGTCGGGAGCAGGCGATTCTCGATAATGCGCTGCGCCGTCTTGAGCGGGCTCAATCACTGGCCTCGCGCAATCTCCTTTCCCAGTCTGAGCTCGATGACGCCCGTGACGGCGAAGACCAGGCGAAGCTGACCGTGGCCAATCGTCAGCGCCTGCTCGACGAGCATCCGACCCGCCTCAGACGACTTCAGGCCCAGCTCGAGCGTGCCCGTGCAGGCCTTGAAATCGCCGAGCGAGATGCCGCGCGCAGTCACGTCATGGCACCCTTCGATGGCGTGGTTACGCGTATTGAAGCCGCTCCCGGCGATCGTGTCGCCAGCGGTGCGGCCTTGCTGAGCATCTATCCGGTGACAGGGCTTGAGTTGCGGGCTCGGGTGCCCAACCGCTATCAGGACGACATTCTTACCGCGCTGCGCGAGGGTCTGCCGCTTCGGGCCAGGGTCTCCGAGCGAGACATCGAGTTGCGCCTGGAGCGGCTGGCCGGGGAGGGCGATCCTGCCGGCACCGAGGCGATACTGTCAGTCGCAACCTCTCTCAAAAACCCTCTCACGACTTCTCTCGCGACCACCGTCGAACGCGGCTTGCTGCGCCCCGGTAGCATGCTCTCCGTGCTGCTCGAACTGCCCCCGGTGGCCAACACCCTGGCCGTGCCCTACAGCACCCTCTACGGCAATGACACCCTCTATCTGGTGAATGATGACGACCGCCTCGAGCGGCTGAGCGTGACCGTGCTGGGGGAGACGGTCCCGGGGGCGGCTGAGCAGGATGACGCTGAAAAGGATGAAACTGTAACAGATGACACAACGATGTCCTCTGGAGAGCGCTGGCTGCTAGTGGCAAGCGGAGCGCTTGCCTCTGGGCAGCGTGTGGTGACGACTCACCTGCCCAACGCTGTGGACGGTCTGCTGGTCGATGACGGCAACTCGACGGCGGCGAGCAGCGGCGAGGAGTCGACGCCTTGA
- a CDS encoding efflux RND transporter permease subunit gives MSRRRGIIGFFVHHKVAANLIMLMMLLGGTLALLRMNIQFFPTFALDVVSVQVVWSGASAEDVEEGITVPLEQRLKSVEGLKRMSSTSAQGVSSLTLEFNEGTDPVIALDDVRQQVDEFTNLPADAERPQVIRVARYDPIARLLIHGDLAPAELRRLAHRFENELLQAGIDRVEISGLPEQQISIEVPAERLMALELSLDQIAERVQGMSRDLPAGLMGQQDSTRELRSVEQRRDPQAFAELPVIADQRAQLRLGDIATLRQEPQDGQTTLSRSGVPAVELLLQRAEDGNSLDAAWVLEQWLADTRPTLPPSVTIEAYDESWQLIDDRISLLVGNGLGGLLLVMVLLYLFLPGRVAFWVAVGIPTAFLAALAVLWGIGGSINMISLFALIMALGVIVDDAIVVGEDADAHYRLGEASHLASEGAAKRMVWPVLASSLTTVAAFMPLLVVGGVIGNILVDIPLVMICVLAASLLECFIVLPAHLRHAFQPAPVGSRPHLITRLRERFDKGFERFREGPFRAFSVFTLRHRAGTIASGLAVMLVTIGLLAGGRISFEFFPTPESSILYANASFVSGTDRERVDRFLGHLEDTLAETEQAFDVPLVVHAVTLHGSSLDDGGGSRSGDQVGAMRLELVSPDAREVRNAEFIAAWRKRIRLPAGLDNLSISERRAGPPGEDVNIRLSGGDPAVLKQAATSLAASLSNLPGVLNTNDDMPWGREQLIYSLSPRGEALGLTTESLGRQLRSAFDGRLVQKYQNGADEIEVKVLLPREQRERLSTLSRLPIRLEDGRFVPLDQVMDISYRQGFEALRHADGQLAVEVTAVLNQAVTSADQVLASLEAQVLPQLAQEHRLRYSFEGRSADQRDTLGDMRTGLIMGLALMFVVLAWVFASWSLPLIVMAIIPFALVGALLGHWALGINLTILSLFGLFGLSGIVVNNAIILVSFYRQQRDKGLDIDTALVEAAVQRVRAVLLTSLTTIGGLMPLLFETSLQAQFLIPMAVSIAFGLGFSTLLVLAVIPALLSYLEQWRASRAPSTPQSSTLPQSTSSE, from the coding sequence TTGAGTCGGCGCCGCGGCATCATCGGTTTCTTCGTCCACCATAAGGTGGCCGCCAACCTGATCATGCTGATGATGCTGCTGGGCGGGACCCTGGCGTTATTGCGCATGAACATCCAGTTCTTCCCGACATTCGCGCTGGATGTGGTCAGCGTGCAGGTGGTCTGGAGCGGTGCCTCGGCGGAAGACGTCGAGGAAGGTATTACCGTGCCCCTTGAGCAGCGCCTTAAGAGCGTGGAGGGACTCAAGCGCATGAGCTCTACCTCCGCCCAGGGCGTGTCGAGTCTGACGCTGGAGTTCAACGAGGGCACCGATCCGGTCATTGCGCTGGATGACGTTCGCCAGCAGGTCGATGAGTTCACCAATCTACCCGCCGATGCCGAGCGACCTCAGGTGATTCGGGTCGCCCGCTATGATCCGATCGCCAGGCTGTTGATACATGGCGACCTGGCCCCCGCAGAACTGCGCCGGCTGGCGCACCGCTTCGAGAATGAACTGTTGCAGGCCGGTATCGACCGGGTGGAGATCAGTGGCCTGCCGGAGCAGCAGATCAGCATCGAGGTGCCTGCCGAGCGGCTGATGGCGCTTGAACTCAGCCTCGATCAGATCGCTGAACGGGTGCAGGGCATGTCCCGGGATCTGCCGGCGGGGCTGATGGGACAGCAAGACAGCACCCGCGAGCTACGCTCGGTAGAGCAGCGTCGCGATCCCCAGGCCTTCGCCGAGCTGCCTGTTATTGCCGATCAACGGGCACAGCTGCGCCTGGGCGATATTGCCACCCTGCGCCAGGAGCCTCAGGACGGCCAGACCACTCTGTCTCGCTCCGGGGTCCCGGCGGTTGAGCTGCTGCTGCAGCGTGCCGAGGACGGCAACTCCCTCGATGCAGCCTGGGTGCTTGAGCAGTGGCTGGCCGATACCCGTCCGACCTTGCCGCCGTCGGTGACCATCGAAGCCTATGACGAGAGCTGGCAGCTGATTGATGATCGTATTTCACTGCTGGTCGGCAATGGCCTGGGAGGGCTGTTGCTGGTCATGGTGCTGTTGTATCTGTTCCTGCCAGGAAGGGTAGCCTTCTGGGTGGCGGTGGGGATTCCCACTGCCTTTTTGGCGGCGTTGGCGGTGCTGTGGGGCATCGGCGGGTCAATCAACATGATCTCGCTGTTTGCGCTGATCATGGCGCTGGGGGTCATCGTCGATGATGCCATCGTGGTCGGTGAGGATGCCGATGCCCACTACCGCCTCGGCGAAGCGTCGCATCTCGCTTCGGAAGGCGCGGCCAAGCGCATGGTATGGCCGGTACTGGCCTCGTCCTTGACCACCGTGGCGGCCTTCATGCCGCTGCTGGTGGTCGGCGGAGTGATCGGCAACATTCTCGTCGATATCCCCTTGGTGATGATCTGTGTGCTTGCAGCGTCTTTGCTCGAATGCTTCATCGTGCTGCCGGCGCACCTGCGTCATGCCTTTCAACCGGCACCGGTGGGCAGCCGCCCACACTTGATCACGCGGCTGCGCGAGCGCTTTGATAAGGGCTTCGAGCGCTTTCGAGAGGGGCCTTTTCGGGCCTTTTCTGTGTTCACGCTGCGCCATCGCGCCGGGACCATTGCCTCCGGCTTGGCTGTGATGCTTGTCACCATTGGGCTCTTGGCCGGTGGGCGGATCAGCTTCGAGTTCTTCCCGACGCCTGAATCAAGCATCCTCTACGCCAATGCCAGCTTCGTCTCCGGCACCGACCGTGAACGGGTGGATCGTTTCCTTGGCCATCTGGAAGACACCTTGGCTGAGACCGAGCAGGCCTTCGATGTGCCGCTGGTGGTGCACGCCGTGACACTGCACGGCAGCAGCCTCGATGATGGCGGAGGCAGTCGAAGCGGCGACCAGGTCGGCGCGATGCGGCTGGAGCTGGTCTCTCCGGATGCCCGCGAGGTGCGCAATGCCGAGTTCATTGCCGCCTGGCGTAAGCGAATTCGCCTCCCGGCGGGACTTGATAATCTGAGCATCAGCGAGCGTCGCGCGGGGCCCCCGGGAGAGGACGTCAATATCCGCCTGAGCGGTGGTGACCCGGCGGTTCTCAAGCAGGCAGCGACGTCGCTAGCCGCCTCGCTGTCCAACCTGCCCGGGGTGCTGAATACCAATGACGACATGCCCTGGGGGCGAGAGCAGCTCATCTATTCCTTGAGCCCCCGGGGCGAGGCGCTGGGTCTGACCACGGAATCGCTAGGCAGGCAACTGCGTTCGGCCTTCGACGGGCGTTTGGTTCAGAAGTATCAGAATGGCGCCGATGAGATCGAGGTGAAAGTCCTGCTGCCTCGAGAACAGCGTGAGCGGCTGAGTACCCTGTCGCGTCTGCCGATTCGCCTCGAGGATGGACGCTTCGTGCCGCTCGATCAGGTGATGGATATCTCCTATCGCCAGGGTTTCGAGGCGCTGCGGCATGCCGACGGCCAGCTCGCTGTCGAAGTGACTGCTGTCCTCAATCAGGCCGTTACCTCCGCTGACCAGGTGCTGGCCAGCCTGGAGGCCCAGGTACTGCCGCAGCTGGCTCAGGAGCACCGCCTGCGCTACAGCTTCGAGGGCCGCTCGGCGGATCAGCGCGACACGCTGGGCGATATGCGCACCGGCCTGATCATGGGGCTGGCGCTGATGTTCGTGGTGCTGGCCTGGGTCTTTGCCTCTTGGAGCCTGCCGCTGATCGTGATGGCGATCATTCCGTTTGCGCTGGTGGGAGCGCTGCTGGGCCACTGGGCGTTGGGCATCAACCTGACGATTCTCTCGCTGTTCGGGCTGTTTGGGCTCTCTGGCATCGTGGTCAATAACGCCATCATCCTGGTGAGCTTCTACCGCCAGCAGCGGGATAAGGGCCTCGACATTGATACGGCGCTGGTGGAAGCCGCGGTACAGCGGGTAAGGGCCGTGCTGCTGACCTCGCTGACCACCATTGGCGGCCTTATGCCGCTGCTGTTCGAGACTTCGCTTCAGGCGCAGTTCCTGATTCCGATGGCGGTCTCCATCGCCTTCGGCCTGGGCTTTTCGACGCTGCTGGTGCTGGCAGTGATCCCGGCGCTGCTCTCGTATCTGGAACAGTGGCGGGCCTCGCGGGCTCCCTCAACGCCGCAGTCATCCACCTTGCCTCAGTCAACGTCCAGCGAATAA
- a CDS encoding TetR/AcrR family transcriptional regulator translates to MTDITTIRRRGRPPRVPRGNPNTREALIRSGLEVLTEQGFRAAGIDGILKRVGVPKGSFYHYFPSKEVFGRAVLEQYATFFARKLDRHLRDESLPPLSRINAFVEDAKKGMARHGFRRGCLVGNLGQEVGLLPDSYRAALEQVLGDWQQRLAECLDEARKIGALAPDADCDALADYFWIGWEGAVMRAKLKESPDPLDTFVTAYMAGLPRRRD, encoded by the coding sequence ATGACTGACATCACCACCATTCGCCGCCGTGGCAGGCCGCCCAGAGTGCCGCGAGGCAATCCGAATACCCGTGAGGCGTTGATTCGCAGCGGGTTGGAAGTGCTTACCGAGCAGGGCTTCCGGGCAGCCGGCATCGACGGCATCCTCAAGCGCGTCGGTGTGCCCAAGGGCTCCTTCTATCACTACTTCCCCAGCAAGGAAGTATTCGGGCGTGCCGTGCTTGAGCAGTATGCGACCTTTTTTGCGCGCAAACTCGACCGTCACTTGCGTGATGAGTCCTTGCCGCCGCTGTCACGCATCAATGCTTTTGTCGAAGATGCCAAGAAGGGCATGGCCCGACATGGTTTTCGTCGCGGTTGCCTGGTGGGCAACCTGGGACAGGAAGTCGGCCTGTTGCCGGACAGCTACCGTGCCGCGCTCGAGCAGGTCCTCGGCGACTGGCAGCAGCGCCTGGCGGAGTGCCTTGACGAGGCACGCAAGATTGGTGCGCTGGCGCCCGATGCGGATTGCGATGCCCTGGCGGACTACTTCTGGATCGGCTGGGAAGGAGCCGTCATGCGTGCAAAGCTGAAGGAATCGCCGGACCCGCTGGACACCTTCGTGACCGCCTATATGGCGGGATTACCTCGCCGACGTGACTGA